The region AGAATACAATAattatactcccccgtcccataaaaataacgatatttttccattttgaaatatcccataaaaatatagaacattctatttttggtaacttcttTCTCTTTAATAATGTGGGTTCCATTGTCCATTAACAATAGAGTAAAAGCCAAAACTGATCCTaaacatatgctcattttatgattttggtcttatactttatcttttgaatttttgcatcctgaacatttcaactcagatcacaattggtcatacactaacaattccgtcaatttttaaacgggtttaacccgattttgaccgatttgattttgatggttttagCAGTCCCattcgggttaaaaccgtttacaaattggtcaaaatcgggttaaaaccgtttgaaaattgacggaattgttagtgtaggaccaattgtgatccgagttgaaatgttcaggatgcaaaaatttaaaagataaagtatatgatcaaaatcgtaaaatgggcatatgataaaaataaaattaaattaaaatttattaatatttataaattgtaagttaatttttattatatataagaaaattatttataatttaaatattaaattaatctgACTAATTAGATTCATAATTAAGTCACTAATTTGGTCAATTCACATTTGACCGATAAGTTTAACGAAAAAGGTTAACTTTggatcaaaatatattatttggGACCAAAAGGTAACAATTTAATGTAAAGAACTAAATTTAGACTTTAGTCTTGTTTTTATCATACTAGGTTTCAAgatataatttcttttttactattattcaatgtacatttttttctttattcttatAGGAGTAATTCATTCTTTTATAGAGGGAAAATTAATGAATGAGAAAATGTGTATACTATATTTGTGCGTATAGATATAATATAAAGAGTTACATTACAATAGACATATATTACATTTTGCATCAAAATTCATGGTCCAGCATATTTATCTACACTTGCTCTGTGGTCTCCTCTTCATGGTTCATTACTTTGGTTTCCCTCAATGTTGGAAATATCAACTTCCACACTGCCCAATTTACACAATATTTCATCCCATCAATCATCAtcacaaacaaaacaagaaagagacacacacagagagagagagagagcaacaTACTGTATATTGTGGCTGCAAACCATTCATTAACAATCTTCACCCATGTACTAGCCCACCCCACATCAATACTCCATCTGCATTTTCTTACACAATTGTGTTAGGAAACACACACAAACAACACACATAACCATATCAACAAATTATGAactactaactaactaactaactaactaatcaACTTACTTTCTTGTCAAACTCCCCAAATTCCAACTGATGAATAGCATTGCGAAATACATCGCCCCCAATGAGAACACGAGGTGGAAGAACCCATACCCGTATGGAAGATCATCTTCTTCCCGTTCAACTGCATCTTTACGAAACTGTATCATCACATGACAAGACATACGTCTTAGCATCTCATTACCTATTTTACCAACTTATGGCCTCAACTTTGGCCCTTTTTGCATGTTACATTCGTAAGGACTACAATTTCTCAAACAACATCGAACTTCATGCTATAAGTTGATTTATGGTCTCGTGGTGGAAAACCGTACCTGGAATGACTGTGAGTCGATCCCCGTTGAGAATGTGGCGATTACAATTGCAAATAGAGCAATCACAAATCCCTGCAAGATACAGCGCAAGGCAAACATTGAAAGAAATTATCATATTGTAAGTGTAACTTCTCATTCGGATCAATCACATTAGTGTGTGAGATCTTACAACTATAGTAGACCAACCAATATGATGTCCACTTTCTCTGTCATGGCTGCATTTCTCAGTAGCTGGCTCACTGCATTCAAACATGACAAATGGAGATCGATGATTTCGTAGTTTTTCAGAGAGTACCGATTGAGATATGAGATTTCTATTACCTTCTGATAGCACTCCAACAGAGGAAAACAATGTAAGAAGCCATAATCCCCGATGACAGCAGCCCTCTGTTCACCTGTCTCAATCATGACAATCAGTCTTATATCTATAGATACGTTGTCTCTATACGGATAGAAATCAGAAACATGTTGATCAATTTCTTTACTATCTCTATAATCTTTCATTGAAACCATCTATTAAACACAGTATAAAGTGATCAATAATCAAGATTAACAAAAATGATGAATTTGTTGCACATATGCAAAAGTTGTACCCTTGAATGCAACGATATGGCCATCATCACTATAAGCAGAACTCCGGTCCATGTGATGAAAAATATGTTAAGGGTGCATGACATCTTTGAGGCGTAAAGCACGTACATCACTGCAATTCCACAGGCAGAAGCGATGTAAAACACCGTTGACATGAATAGCCCAATGGAACAGTTGCTGCAGACAGTAAAGAATTATTTTTGCATTAGTTCAATTTTTTTCCTTGAAAATTCACATTCAACGTGATAGCTTCACTTATCAAATATCACTATAATATGACGTGCTACTTGATCTATGAGAAACTTTAGGAATCACCAacgtaaaaaataaaatacacttaAAAAATCATGAAAAGCTACGTCATGACTGAGGATGTTGGAGTTGGATATTTATCTAGAAACGATCTAAATTTGATGCAGGTTCTCAGATGGTTCTCTTGATCCTTTTTTTGGCGGATAAGATCTTTAGATCGGAATCGAGTTAGGTTTAAGGAAGGTGATCTTGTACCTAGATTTGTTGTTGTCATCTGGCATCCAATAGTTGTTCCACCATGTGATAAACTCAATCACACTAATGAGctgaagaattaaaaaaaccctGCAACATGTGAGTTGTTACATCAAATAAAGATGAATACATattattgaatcagaatgcagAATGTAAATCagatacaaaaataataaatggtTTTGGTTCCAATACTTTGTTAAAAGTCTTACAAAAGAACACCTAATTAATCTTCAAGATCTAACTGTTATATCTATACATTGTTAAAATTCACAATATTTCATTGCTTTTTTGCCACACATATCAGTTGATGAGAAACAGATTAAGCAGTAATTTAGCAATCTGCTGGCATAAGAGATTTATTTCTCAAATCAAAAGTTCGAATGAGCGGAAGATTACCCTGCACCAACACGAGCGAGTTCACctgcaaaataaaagaaatgtgAGCAAACAATTATATTTCACCTTGTTCATTCAGACAACTAATTTGGGAACTTTTAAGTTTTTTCACTGGTAAATAAACATACCGTATATTTGAATATAGCCCGAGGGAATGAAGAAGGGAATCACGAAGGAGATGAGCAACATGACAGACTTCAAACCCCACCATCCAGAATGCCACGCTGCTCGTACTTGATACAGTTTGCTGATATTACACGTCGTCAGAAACATTATAAAGAAGAATATCTAAGTCATATATGTCAAGGAAAATATCATCCCTTACATCCTCACTTCACGCTAGCATAAGATTACACTAAGGTGCCGTTCATAACGACTAACAAAATCTTCCTTGATCATTGAGTAGAAAAAATGTAGTATCAAATGAAATGACAAGGAGTGTATAAGGATACAAAGCATCCTAAGCTGACGCGAAGCACTCCCATTGTATGATAGCATTCTCTCTCCTCAGCCCCGCAAGCTCTTGAATCTGTAGTacgaatatttaaaaaataactcaataattaatcaattcTTTCTGAATCATAATAGCCAAACATGCAGAGCACAGCTCCAGATATGTAAGATCAATATATTTCAAGAATGAAAAAGCAAGTGGGATTTCAATAGAGCAACACAACTACATCCCATCTAATTGTTTAGATATCCAATTTAATGTTGTAAAAGAATGCTAGAAGAGGCGACGCCACCCAAGTCGAGAAGTCTTCATTATTCAATAATCAGATACAAGAATGAAGCAAACGAAACGAAGATTTTCAACATATTCAAAGGACAAAAAATATCAATCAATGTGATGCTCTCTCAATGCAAACTCGAAAGTACTAATAATCCTAGCATAGAAGCATACAACCAAAAGCCTCTTGCAAGAAAGCAGAACAACGATTGAAACAGAGAAGCAACTAAAGATACAGTATAAACAGAGGGAGAATAACAAATTTTGAGCAAATGTGGTATAATTTTCTCCCCTGCACAACATGTGAAAACCAAAGCAAATGCAAAACTCACAAGGCAGCACAGGAAAAATCCTTTCACCATAATCTCTGAAAAGCCAAGCTATAATATTCGTCAACAGAAAAATGACACCATAAGCATATCGAGCCCTCAAAGACTTCTTCTTCCGGGCAGAGCACTTAATATCCTTCTGCCCCAAACCATGGGAGCCTCCATTCCCCCTCGTTGAAGTCCCTATCGTTGCAGGGTCAACACTCCGACCATGCTCGTCCATCCTATCGAGAGAAAACTAGCCACTGCTGCTAAACATGATACATAACACTACTGATCAGCTGAAATGCACATCTCACTATAATCTTAAGTACATCATTTTTCACTAAATTGGTAGCACATTTCTTGATCAATTCTTTCCACAAAATAGTGATGAAATTTCGCCAATAGCTGCTCTTTATCTTGAAAACGAAAAAACAGTCAAGATTCCTTCTTATAGCCAAGAAAAGTATATATCTGTGAAATGTACGTTATGTTAAAGCAAGGAATAAGTTGATTCAAGTAAATCTTTCCTCACacttaaaatattagtataatcatattaaattaaagaattaattaattgaaatgcAGAAAAACTGCAGGCTTTCATGGAGTAGCCAAGAATTAAACCCGTTTCAAGACTTCCAAGATTGAGCAACGTGTAATAACTTGTGCGTGATATTGCAGGGACAAAACAATAGTCAAATTACTCAAAACACATTTtcaaaaaagaagaatttctgTTGGCCTAAGATTTGAAACGAACAAGAAATGGCAATTTCGTAAAATGTCACATTCTTGTCAAGAAAGAAAAGCCACATTGTAAGAAAATCATACTAAAACCCAATCACAGCAATGTGAATTCTTGAAAGTTGAAATCTTGCATAAGTATGAAACTCAACAATGTGAAATCTTGAAACTGGAACTTACCCTTTGTttccccccctctctctctctcgagaTTCTTGAGATTTCTGGGAAGAATATGAAGATACAGAGAGTCACATCATCAAGAAAATGCTGTAAATAAGCTGCTAGAAACTCACTTTTTTGTTCTTTAGTAGAAGAAAAAGAGTGAGCAAGAAAACGAGGGCCCTGAAAAAATGAATCAATTAACAACCCACTTTTGTCACATCACATGCAATAGCTTTTTTGATATGTttagtaaatgaaattaatactaATGGATTTCGAAAGTCAGCTGCAACCAATGTGAATGCAGCAGCAGCACTTTGGAGTTAGTGCCTCTTCCACAACTCTATCTCTGCTTCTTGGATCCATGATTATATAATTTCATGTGTTTagattttgcatattttttttttaattattgttttctaagtttaagagcatccacaaccgtgctcttgccagcgagcacggttgtgtgcccggcgccactattcatgtctgctctctgacaagagcacaacacccacagctgtgctcttccgcaaggacgagtacaattcaatttaaaattcaattaaacaaaaacatttccataatattaaaattcattaaaaaaccacaataaatattacaaattacaaataaaataaaaaagacataattaaaatcctaaaaattaaaaattacataattaaaatactaaagattaaaaattacataattaaactccaaaaaattaaaaattacataattattggctaatattacccgaggaagactactcatccggcggtactaaccccaattgtttttggagacccaatatcatggtctcgtgcgtttgaagttgcatGGGGTCATAGTCGACCTATCGGTcatattgagttggcctaagagcatccacaacgagttgttcggtggtggaggtggcgcatagggagcGGGTTCAGGAGcggggggcagatggagtcgcggagcgacggcggtcggccgccgccttcttccttccttgcagtcggcgttgggaaccacttggtccggcgtcggggctgcccaagttagctccggcgagttggctagccacttcttcgaagccggcgtcggataggtataccgaccttgaccgtttggaggagccgctagaggaggatgttacgcctcccatatacttcgggtgcgtctgcgtgtcctgccaaacgttgaggtacttgaacgacttgccgttcatggattggtaggtgctcagcgcggcagtgatgatgtcgacctcgctccggccgctcccggcattctgcgtctcctggaggaaatagccattgaacttgccaatttcttcgttggctcggccaatggagttgcgcaccatactctcgttgcgctcgatcgttcccggcgaccggttttcattgtaccggcgagagacgcgccaccaaaagtgatcgccggattggttcgtgccaaccaccgcatcttcggagatttccaagtacgccttgaacaatttatccatctccgccggagtgtacggtgtgcggacaccgcgagtaggaggaggcggagtttgggagggggcggtcggcctaggctccggtgtccacccgtatcgcccttcggaggcaccttggtcgtcaattgggtatggccggtagccacccggaacgcctgaatcttgggtttgaggaggggccgaatattccttttccggactaggaaacggttatgaaccgaaccattcggggttccaaccgtgagagggcgggtggtcatcgccttggccggacattgttatgttgtagggtatgagagaatgaagatgaaaatggatatgagagaatgaagatgagaatggatatggagaatgaagatgagaattgtgtagtttgatgtgaatttttgggtgtgaaagtggaggtatttatagatgaaagtgtgtattttagggggaaaaaaataaaaaaaaaaacta is a window of Salvia splendens isolate huo1 chromosome 3, SspV2, whole genome shotgun sequence DNA encoding:
- the LOC121793496 gene encoding probable serine incorporator, coding for MDEHGRSVDPATIGTSTRGNGGSHGLGQKDIKCSARKKKSLRARYAYGVIFLLTNIIAWLFRDYGERIFPVLPYSRACGAEERECYHTMGVLRVSLGCFIFFFIMFLTTCNISKLYQVRAAWHSGWWGLKSVMLLISFVIPFFIPSGYIQIYGELARVGAGVFLILQLISVIEFITWWNNYWMPDDNNKSSNCSIGLFMSTVFYIASACGIAVMYVLYASKMSCTLNIFFITWTGVLLIVMMAISLHSRVNRGLLSSGIMASYIVFLCWSAIRSEPATEKCSHDRESGHHIGWSTIVGFVIALFAIVIATFSTGIDSQSFQFRKDAVEREEDDLPYGYGFFHLVFSLGAMYFAMLFISWNLGSLTRKWSIDVGWASTWVKIVNEWFAATIYMWKLIFPTLRETKVMNHEEETTEQV